From one Rhodanobacteraceae bacterium genomic stretch:
- the map gene encoding type I methionyl aminopeptidase, producing the protein MSITYKTPAQADKMRTAGRLAADVLQMIRPHVRAGVSTDELDRICHDYIVNVQAAIPAPLNYKGFPRSICTSVNHVVCHGIPGPKVLKDGDIINIDITVIKDGFHGDTSRMFYVGEPSVLARRLVEVTHAAMKLGIEMVRPGAFLGDIGRAIQKYVEANRFSVVREYCGHGIGEKFHEDPQVLHYFDPGRGRGEELKPGMTFTIEPMVNAGARHVRLLPDGWTVVTKDRTLSAQWEHTVLVTEDGFEVLTLAEGEPF; encoded by the coding sequence ATGAGCATCACCTACAAGACTCCCGCGCAGGCGGACAAGATGCGCACTGCCGGGCGCCTGGCGGCCGACGTGCTGCAGATGATCCGCCCGCACGTGCGTGCCGGCGTCAGCACCGACGAGCTCGACCGCATCTGCCACGACTACATCGTCAACGTGCAGGCGGCGATCCCGGCGCCGTTGAACTACAAGGGCTTCCCGCGCTCGATCTGCACCTCGGTCAACCACGTCGTCTGCCACGGCATCCCGGGGCCCAAGGTGTTGAAGGATGGCGACATCATCAACATCGACATCACGGTCATCAAGGACGGCTTCCACGGTGACACCAGCCGGATGTTCTACGTCGGCGAGCCCTCGGTGCTGGCGCGGCGGCTGGTCGAGGTGACGCACGCGGCGATGAAGCTCGGCATCGAGATGGTGCGTCCGGGTGCCTTTCTGGGCGACATCGGCCGGGCGATCCAGAAGTACGTCGAGGCCAACCGCTTCTCGGTGGTGCGCGAGTACTGCGGCCACGGCATCGGCGAGAAGTTCCACGAAGACCCGCAGGTGCTGCATTACTTCGATCCCGGCCGCGGCCGTGGCGAGGAACTGAAACCGGGCATGACCTTCACCATCGAGCCGATGGTCAACGCCGGTGCGCGCCATGTGCGCCTGCTGCCGGATGGCTGGACCGTGGTCACCAAGGACCGCACGCTGTCGGCGCAGTGGGAACACACCGTACTGGTGACCGAGGACGGCTTCGAGGTGCTCACCCTGGCCGAGGGCGAGCCGTTTTGA
- the glnD gene encoding [protein-PII] uridylyltransferase, translating to MAAASCSPARTSTSRHGRHADTAHNLEPNLKNGRGALRDLHTARWIAKRCFSVDGWPALVGIGLLEADEARRLTRAERWLNDMRFALHVVSGRREERVLFDHQPALAHLFNPAGPPTGSREHPVEGLMHHYFRAAGDIDRLSQALVERMARRIDGAHAPLQSIAGNGRFGVRDGGLEVLESHRGFATPTDLVEPFVCIARSAAATALGPDLAQALARALPQMRRTLATDRLAHEALEAILATRRPYRALTEMHRHGLLGALIPPFARVTGRMQYDLFHVYTVDQHTLFLVRNLERFFEPDPGGQFALAHELALRVRQPELLFYAAIFHDIAKGRGGDHSQLGAVDARRYLRRIGFAVADIELVAWLVENHLLMSVTAQKQDIQDPEVVRRFAEKVGDWERLECLYLLTVSDIRATNPKLWNGWKARLLSDLYQATRFQLRRGTDQPVNRLDRVRATRLKALELLTGEGCMFSAIEALWTDFPEQSFWRYTPDQMRWLTQAIVASGRPGQPLVAVRAVGGGGTREIFVRMPDQEGIFATITSMLDRMDLSVIAARIMTCKSGNTLDTFQVLDMRKEEQDAMTRNLEIQMALTMALSEKPLKPRLARRRATREQRLFKFPPQIAFETRSDDAGTQLSLVCPDRPGLLASVAHAFRDADVRVHSARIATFGERAEDFFTVTTEDGRRLDEAASARLRAALMERLGDT from the coding sequence ATGGCCGCGGCCAGCTGTTCCCCGGCTCGGACATCGACGTCCCGCCACGGGCGCCACGCCGACACTGCGCACAACCTCGAGCCCAACCTGAAGAACGGCCGCGGCGCGCTGCGCGATCTGCACACCGCACGCTGGATCGCCAAGCGTTGCTTCAGCGTCGACGGCTGGCCCGCGCTGGTCGGGATCGGCTTGCTGGAGGCCGACGAGGCCCGGCGCCTGACGCGCGCCGAGCGCTGGCTCAACGACATGCGTTTCGCCCTGCACGTGGTCAGCGGTCGCCGCGAGGAGCGCGTGTTGTTCGACCACCAGCCCGCGCTGGCGCATCTTTTCAACCCCGCCGGTCCGCCCACCGGCAGCCGCGAGCATCCGGTCGAAGGCCTGATGCACCACTATTTCCGCGCCGCCGGCGACATCGACCGGTTGTCCCAGGCGCTGGTCGAACGCATGGCGCGGCGTATCGATGGCGCCCACGCACCCTTGCAGTCGATCGCCGGCAACGGGCGCTTCGGGGTACGCGATGGCGGCCTCGAGGTGCTCGAAAGTCACCGCGGTTTCGCCACACCGACAGACCTCGTCGAGCCCTTCGTGTGCATTGCCCGCAGCGCTGCGGCAACCGCGCTCGGCCCCGACCTCGCGCAGGCACTCGCCCGCGCCCTGCCGCAGATGCGCCGCACACTGGCGACCGACCGCCTGGCACACGAGGCCCTGGAGGCCATTCTCGCCACGCGCCGTCCCTACCGGGCGCTTACCGAAATGCACCGCCACGGCCTGCTCGGCGCGCTGATCCCGCCCTTCGCGCGGGTGACCGGACGCATGCAGTACGACCTGTTCCACGTCTACACCGTGGACCAGCACACGCTATTCCTGGTGCGCAACCTGGAACGCTTCTTCGAGCCCGATCCGGGCGGCCAGTTCGCGCTGGCGCATGAGCTGGCGTTGCGCGTGCGCCAGCCTGAACTGCTGTTCTACGCCGCCATCTTCCATGACATCGCCAAGGGCCGCGGTGGCGACCACTCGCAACTGGGGGCAGTGGATGCCCGCCGCTACCTGAGGCGCATCGGCTTCGCGGTGGCTGACATCGAGCTGGTGGCCTGGCTGGTCGAGAATCATCTGCTGATGTCGGTCACGGCGCAGAAACAGGACATCCAGGACCCCGAAGTGGTGCGCCGCTTCGCCGAGAAGGTTGGCGACTGGGAACGCCTGGAGTGCCTGTACCTGCTGACCGTTTCCGACATCCGCGCGACCAATCCCAAGCTGTGGAACGGCTGGAAGGCGCGCCTGCTGAGCGATTTGTACCAGGCCACCCGTTTCCAGCTGCGCCGCGGCACCGACCAGCCGGTGAACCGCCTCGACCGCGTGCGCGCAACGCGCCTGAAGGCACTGGAACTGCTGACCGGCGAGGGCTGCATGTTCAGCGCCATCGAGGCGCTGTGGACCGATTTTCCCGAGCAGAGCTTCTGGCGTTACACGCCCGACCAGATGCGCTGGCTGACCCAGGCCATCGTCGCCAGCGGCCGGCCAGGGCAACCGCTGGTGGCGGTGCGCGCCGTGGGTGGCGGCGGCACCCGCGAGATCTTCGTGCGCATGCCGGACCAGGAAGGCATCTTCGCCACGATCACCTCGATGCTCGACCGCATGGACCTGTCGGTGATCGCCGCGCGCATCATGACCTGCAAGTCCGGCAACACACTGGACACTTTCCAGGTGCTCGACATGCGCAAGGAAGAGCAGGACGCAATGACCCGCAACCTGGAGATCCAGATGGCGCTGACCATGGCGCTGTCGGAAAAACCGCTGAAGCCGCGCCTGGCGCGCCGACGCGCCACCCGCGAGCAGCGCTTGTTCAAGTTCCCGCCGCAGATCGCCTTCGAGACCCGCAGCGACGACGCCGGCACCCAGCTCTCGCTGGTCTGCCCCGACCGCCCCGGCCTGCTGGCCTCCGTTGCGCATGCCTTCCGCGACGCCGACGTGCGCGTGCACTCCGCGCGCATCGCCACCTTCGGCGAGCGCGCCGAGGACTTCTTCACGGTCACCACCGAGGACGGTCGCCGGCTGGACGAAGCCGCGTCCGCGCGGTTGCGCGCGGCGCTGATGGAGCGCCTGGGCGACACGTGA
- the dapD gene encoding 2,3,4,5-tetrahydropyridine-2,6-dicarboxylate N-succinyltransferase codes for MQTLIEQSFENRNDFGPGRVPAEVAQAIESVMAGLEAGTLRVAEPGADGWQVNQWVKKAVLLYFRIHPTAVMPGEPSNFYDKVPLRYAGSDEAAFAAVGARIVPGAVVRRGAHLGRNVVVMPSFVNIGAHVGEGTMVDTWATVGSCAQIGRNVHLSGGAGIGGVLEPLQAGPTIIEDDCFIGARSEVVEGVIVERGSVIGMGVFLGQSTRIYDRATREISYGRVPAGSVVVAGSLPAADGSHSLYAAIIVKRVDEKTRAKTSLNELLRE; via the coding sequence ATGCAGACCCTGATCGAACAATCCTTTGAAAACCGCAACGATTTTGGCCCCGGCCGGGTCCCGGCCGAAGTTGCGCAAGCCATCGAGTCGGTGATGGCCGGCCTGGAAGCCGGCACTCTGCGGGTGGCCGAGCCCGGCGCGGATGGCTGGCAGGTCAACCAGTGGGTGAAGAAGGCGGTGCTGCTGTATTTCCGCATCCACCCGACTGCGGTGATGCCGGGCGAACCGTCGAATTTCTACGACAAGGTGCCGCTGCGCTACGCCGGCAGCGACGAGGCCGCGTTCGCCGCGGTCGGTGCGCGGATCGTGCCGGGCGCGGTGGTGCGGCGTGGCGCGCACCTCGGGCGCAATGTCGTGGTCATGCCGAGCTTCGTCAACATCGGCGCCCACGTCGGCGAAGGCACGATGGTCGACACCTGGGCCACGGTCGGTTCCTGCGCACAGATCGGGCGCAATGTGCACCTCTCCGGCGGCGCCGGGATCGGCGGCGTGCTCGAACCCTTGCAGGCCGGACCGACCATCATCGAAGACGACTGCTTCATCGGCGCGCGCTCGGAAGTGGTCGAAGGCGTGATCGTCGAGCGCGGCAGCGTGATCGGCATGGGCGTCTTCCTCGGCCAGAGCACCCGGATCTACGACCGCGCCACCCGCGAGATCAGCTACGGCCGCGTGCCGGCAGGCTCCGTGGTCGTCGCCGGCTCCCTGCCCGCCGCCGACGGCAGCCACAGCCTGTACGCAGCAATCATCGTCAAGCGCGTGGACGAGAAGACCCGCGCCAAGACCAGCCTGAACGAGTTGCTGCGGGAATGA